In Hyphomicrobiaceae bacterium, the following are encoded in one genomic region:
- a CDS encoding cbb3-type cytochrome c oxidase subunit 3: MTYENVAAVSQTISLILFIAIFLIVLGYVFWPSNRDRLEHAQRQALDLEESNTGSRSAD; encoded by the coding sequence ATGACCTACGAAAACGTCGCGGCAGTGAGTCAGACAATATCGCTGATCTTATTCATTGCCATTTTCCTGATCGTGCTCGGCTATGTCTTCTGGCCGTCGAACCGTGATCGGCTCGAACATGCACAGCGCCAGGCATTGGATTTGGAAGAATCCAATACTGGCTCCAGAAGCGCCGACTGA
- the ccoO gene encoding cytochrome-c oxidase, cbb3-type subunit II, with protein sequence MKHEILEKNSILLLVCVLVVVSIGGLFQIAPLFWVDSTIEKVKGMRPYSPLELAGRDIYIREGCYVCHSQMIRTLRDEVERYGHYSLAAESMYDHPFQWGSKRTGPDLARVGGKYSDQWHAEHMTNPRAVVPESIMPSYPWLKERKLDTYNIGEKLKTLQTIGVPYDDAMVSNALTDLEAQVQPDSKEAGELLKRYPKAKVADFDGDPSKVSELDAVIAYLQMLGTLVDFASFDASGPNLR encoded by the coding sequence ATGAAACACGAAATCCTTGAAAAGAACTCCATCCTGCTGCTCGTCTGCGTTCTTGTCGTCGTCTCGATCGGCGGCCTGTTCCAGATCGCACCGCTGTTCTGGGTCGACAGCACAATCGAGAAGGTGAAAGGGATGCGTCCCTATTCACCTCTCGAACTCGCCGGACGCGACATCTACATTCGCGAAGGATGCTACGTCTGCCATTCGCAGATGATCCGCACCTTGCGCGATGAAGTCGAGCGTTACGGCCACTACAGCCTCGCGGCCGAAAGCATGTACGACCACCCCTTCCAGTGGGGTTCCAAGCGTACCGGTCCCGACCTCGCTCGCGTCGGCGGCAAATATTCCGATCAATGGCACGCGGAGCACATGACCAATCCCCGCGCCGTCGTGCCGGAGAGCATCATGCCGTCCTATCCTTGGTTGAAGGAACGCAAGCTCGATACCTATAATATCGGAGAAAAGCTTAAGACGCTCCAGACGATCGGCGTGCCTTATGACGATGCGATGGTTTCGAACGCGCTAACCGACCTTGAGGCTCAGGTCCAACCTGACAGCAAGGAAGCTGGCGAGCTCTTGAAGCGATATCCCAAGGCAAAGGTTGCCGATTTCGACGGTGATCCGAGCAAGGTGTCTGAGCTCGATGCGGTCATCGCGTATCTGCAGATGCTCGGCACGTTGGTCGATTTCGCGAGCTTCGACGCTTCCGGGCCAAACCTCAGGTAG
- the ccoN gene encoding cytochrome-c oxidase, cbb3-type subunit I, with amino-acid sequence MAVLTAVVFAVVGVALGLGSPDPAMSFHGWVFTAAAAIAAIYVLTQMFKERVADSSGYLDGPIRFAVVAAVFWGIAGFLVGDIIAWQLAFPVLNLDMPWTSFGRLRPLHTSAVIFAFGGNVLLATSFYVVQRTTHARLLGYWAPWFVIYGYNLFIVIAGTGYLLGITESKEYAEPEWYADLWLTIVWVVYLVVFLGTIMKRKEPHIYVANWFYLAFIVTIAMLHIVNNLALPISLYEPKSYVLFGGVQDAMTQWWYGHNAVGFFLTAGFLGIMYYFIPKRVERPVYSYRLSIVHFWTLIFLYIWAGPHHLHYTALPDWVQTLGMTFSIMLWMPSWGGMINGLMTLSGAWDKLRTDPVVRLLVVSVAFYGMSTFEGPMMSIKAVNSLSHYTDWTIGHVHSGALGWVAMVSFGAIYCLVPWLWKRKALYSIRLVEWHFWISTIGILLYITSMWVSGIMQGLMWRAYDKLGFLSYSFVETVEAMHPYYIIRATGGGLFVLGSLIMAYNLWRTIRGDESVDAAEQPRVAAAPELRLQPAE; translated from the coding sequence ATGGCCGTATTAACGGCTGTCGTATTCGCCGTCGTCGGCGTCGCACTGGGTCTGGGATCTCCCGATCCAGCGATGTCTTTCCATGGTTGGGTTTTCACGGCCGCAGCCGCAATAGCCGCAATTTACGTCCTGACCCAGATGTTCAAGGAGCGGGTCGCAGATTCAAGCGGTTACTTGGATGGGCCTATCCGCTTCGCGGTCGTCGCAGCAGTGTTTTGGGGTATCGCAGGGTTCCTTGTCGGCGACATCATCGCTTGGCAGCTGGCCTTCCCTGTCCTGAACCTAGACATGCCCTGGACCAGTTTTGGTCGTCTGCGGCCGCTGCACACTTCGGCGGTTATCTTCGCTTTCGGCGGTAACGTGCTGCTGGCAACCTCGTTCTACGTGGTTCAACGCACGACACATGCCCGACTGCTCGGCTACTGGGCACCCTGGTTTGTCATCTACGGCTACAACCTTTTCATCGTGATCGCGGGTACAGGCTACCTGCTGGGCATCACGGAGAGCAAGGAATACGCTGAACCCGAGTGGTATGCGGATCTGTGGCTCACGATCGTCTGGGTCGTGTATCTCGTGGTCTTCCTGGGAACGATCATGAAGCGCAAGGAGCCCCACATCTACGTGGCAAACTGGTTCTATCTTGCCTTCATCGTGACGATTGCCATGCTGCACATCGTCAACAACCTCGCACTCCCGATCTCGCTCTATGAGCCAAAGAGCTACGTGCTCTTCGGTGGCGTGCAGGATGCCATGACGCAGTGGTGGTATGGCCATAACGCGGTTGGCTTCTTCCTGACCGCCGGCTTCCTCGGGATCATGTACTACTTCATCCCGAAGCGCGTTGAGCGTCCCGTCTACTCCTACAGGCTGTCGATCGTCCACTTCTGGACCCTTATCTTCCTGTACATCTGGGCTGGTCCGCACCACTTGCACTATACCGCCCTTCCCGACTGGGTCCAAACCCTTGGCATGACGTTCTCGATCATGCTGTGGATGCCCTCTTGGGGTGGCATGATCAACGGTCTGATGACGCTTTCGGGCGCCTGGGACAAGCTGCGTACCGACCCGGTCGTGCGTCTGCTCGTAGTCTCGGTGGCGTTCTACGGCATGTCGACCTTCGAAGGCCCGATGATGTCCATCAAGGCCGTCAACTCTCTGTCGCACTACACCGACTGGACCATCGGCCACGTTCATTCCGGCGCACTCGGCTGGGTCGCAATGGTGTCGTTTGGCGCAATCTACTGCCTCGTTCCGTGGCTGTGGAAGCGCAAGGCGCTTTACTCGATCCGTCTGGTTGAATGGCACTTCTGGATCTCGACCATCGGCATCCTGCTCTACATCACCTCGATGTGGGTGTCGGGCATCATGCAGGGTTTGATGTGGCGGGCCTACGACAAGCTCGGCTTCCTCTCCTACTCGTTCGTGGAGACGGTCGAAGCTATGCATCCCTACTACATCATCCGTGCAACCGGCGGCGGTCTGTTCGTCCTCGGCTCGCTGATCATGGCCTACAATCTGTGGCGCACGATCCGAGGTGACGAAAGCGTCGATGCGGCCGAACAGCCCCGTGTCGCGGCAGCGCCTGAGCTTCGTCTGCAGCCGGCCGAGTAA